Within the Bacteroidota bacterium genome, the region ATCCTTCTTGCCAAGGACCTGGAAGGTTACCGCAATCTCAGCCGGCTTAGTTCCCTTGGTTATACAGAAGGCTTCTATTATCATCCCCGGGTTGATAAGGAGCTTCTTCGTAAGTATCACCATGGACTCATTGCTTCCTCAGCTTGCCTGGGCGGTGAGATCCCTAAAGCTATAATAAATAGGGGAGAAGATCAGGCTGCCCTGATTCTGGAAGAGTACCTTGATATTTTTGGTGAGGATTTTTATCTTGAACTCATGAACCATGGGCTGCCGGAACAAATGGCTGTAAACAAAGTGTTGCGGGATTTTTCGGTCAAATATGGTGTGAAGTTGATTGCCACGAACGATGTGCATTTTATAAGGAAAGATGATTTTGAAGCACATCATATTCTTATTTGTCTGAATACCGGCAAAGATATTGATGCTGAATCGAGTCTTTCCTATACAGGACAGGAATACCTTAAATCGAAAGAGGAGATGGAGACGCTATTTCCGGATATTCCTGAAGCTTTGGCAAATACACGGGAGATAGTCGGAAAGGTTGAAAATTATGATATAACTTCCAAAAAGATTATTCTGCCGCATTTTCCGCTTCCCGGGACATTCACGAGCGAGAATGAATATCTCCGGCACCTTACGTATGAAGGAGCAAGTAAGCTTTATCCTGATTTAACCGATGAAATCAGGGAAAGAATCGATTTCGAATTGTCTGTGATCCGGCAAATGGGTTTCCCGGGTTATTTTCTGATTGTTCAGGACTTTATCAGAGCTGCGAAACAAATGGGAGTGATCGTGGGGCCGGGAAGGGGAAGCGCTGCAGGTTCAGCGGTCGCATACTGCACCGGCATTACCAATATTGACCCCATCAGGTATAATCTGATTTTTGAGCGCTTCCTGAATCCCGAAAGGGTCACCATGCCTGACATCGATATCGACTTTGATGACGAAGGCAGGGATAAGGTCTTAAAATATGTGGTGGAGAAATATGGGCGGGAGAAAGTGGCTCAAATTGTAACATTCGGGACTATGGCGGCTAAGCTGGCCATTCGCGATGTTGCCAGAGTGCTGAAACTCCCGTTGCCGGATGCCGACCGCCTGGCAAAACTGGTTCCTGAAAAACCCGGGATATCACTTTCTCAGGCCTATAATGAAGTTAAAGAACTCAATGATATCAAGAATGATGGGGAAGAGCTTCAGAAAAAAACATTGCTTTTTGCCGAAACCCTTGAAGGATCCGCACGCCACACGGGTACACATGCTTGCGGCGTGATCATCGGACCCGATGATCTTATGGATCATATCCCTCTCAGTACTGCCAAGGATTCCGATCTTCCGGTTACGCAATATGACGGTAAGCTTGTTGAATCGGTGGGTATGCTGAAGATGGATTTCCTGGGATTAAAAACCCTGTCGATCATTAAAGATGCAATAGAGAATATACGTCGCAGGCATAATTTCGAAATTGATGTTGATAAAATACCCCTGGATGATAAAAAGACATTTGAGCTGTACCAACGGGGTGACACGATCGGCACTTTTCAGTTTGAATCGGATGGCATGCGTAACTATCTCAAGGAGCTGAAACCAAATAACATAGAAGACCTTATTGCCATGAATGCCCTGTATCGTCCGGGGCCGATGAACTTTATACCCATTTATATCAACCGCAAGCATGGGCGGGAAAAGGTTGAATATCCACACCCGCTCCTGGAAGAAATCCTTAAACCGACCTATGGCATTATGGTTTATCAGGAGCAGATCATGCAGACAGCTCAGCTCATGGCCGGTTTCTCCCTGGGAAAAGCAGACCTGTTGCGAAGGGCCATGGGCAAGAAAAAAATGGATGCCATGGTGGAACAAAGGGCGGAATTTGTAAAAGGTGCAGAATCAAAAGGCATACCCGGTGATATTGCCGATGAAGTATTCAGTATTATGGAGCGCTTTGCCGAATACGGTTTTAACCGTTCCCATTCGGCTGCTTATTCGGTGATCGCTTACCATACGGCATATCTTAAGGCAAACTATACTGCTGAATATATGGCAGCAGTGCTTACTCACAACCTTAGCGATATCAAGAAGATCAAATTCTTTATCGATGAGTGCAAGCGTCAGAATATCGATGTCCTTGGGCCGGATATCAACGAAAGCAGCCTGCACTTCACGGTAAATGAAGAAGGACAGATCCGGTTCGGTCTGGGCGCCGTTAAAGGTGTTGGAGAAGGTGCCGTTATAAGCATCCTGGAGGAAAAAGATCAAAACGGACCGTTTAAAAGTATCTTTGATTTTGCCAAAAGGGTCAACCTGCGCAATGTAAACCGGCGTTGTATAGAAGCACTGGTGATGGCGGGCTCATTCGACGGCTTTGAGGGAACACACAGGGCTCAGTATTTCTATCGGTCAGATACTGAAGATAGTATTTTTCTTGACAAAATCATACGCTTCGCATCAGGATACCAGGAAAGGATCAATTCAGCTCAGCAATCTCTTTTCGGTGACGAAGTTGAGGTGGAAATTGAAGATCCGGCTCTTCCCGATTGTAAGCCCTGGTCGAAACTCCAACAGCTTAAAAATGAAAAAGATGTTACAGGGTTTTATATGTCGGGACACCCCCTGGATAATTATCGTATCGAAATCGAAAACTTCAGTAGCTGCTCACTGACCGATCTGAATCAGAACCTGAGGCAATATGAAAACAAGCAGATCTCATTTGCCGGGATGATCATCTCAAGCCAAAGTAAAATTGCCAAAAATGGTAAACCCTTTGGATTATTCGTAATGGAGGATTATACCGATACCCGGTCTTTTATGATATTTTCGGAGGAGTACCTGAAAATGAAACATTTCCTGGATGATGGTGCCCATGTGCTGGCCCGTGCACGTGTTGAAAAAAGATTTAACAGTGATGACCAGCTCGAGGTCAAAATCTCGGCCATGATCTTGCTTCCCGACGTGTTGGAAAAATTCACCAAAAGCATCCGGCTTTCCGTGAATATTTCCGATCTTGACAGCAATCTTATTCGAAAAATTCAACAAATCATCCAGTCACATCCTGGAACTTGTCCCGTAAGAATCAATGTGCGTGATCCTTTGGAGAAGATAGGAGTGGAATTGAAGACAAAAAACAATAGGGTCAATCCCGCTGAATTTACCAGGGAAGTACAGAAAGTCAAGGAAATTGAATGTAAACTATTCTGATGTAGAATTGTTATGTCTATCTACATCGCAATAAATTAATATTTTTGGTGTTTCATTGTTAAATTTTAAACAGTAAAAAATGGCTCTTGAATTTACCGACGGAAATTTTGAAGAATTGGTATTAAAGGCAGATAAGCCTGTAATTGTTGACTTCTGGGCAGAATGGTGCGGTCCATGCAGGATGGTAGGCCCCATTGTTCAGGAAATTGGTAACGAATACAGTGGACAAGCTGTTGTAGGAAAAGTGAACGTGGACGATAACCCAAAGGTTACTGCCCAGTTTGGTATCCGGAATATACCAACCATATTGTTCATTAAGAACGGACAGGTGGTTGATAAACAGGTTGGTGCAGTGCCGAAACAGGTGCTTACCAACAAGCTGGAAGCTATCCTGTAAAAGGTAGTTTTCTAATAATAATGGGAGTGGCAGTTATGCAACTACCACTCTTTTTTATATTTAAATAAGATTATGGGTGCAACGATTGACCTGAAGCGGCTGCAGCAGTTCGGATCTCTTGAATTGATCGCCAGGCAGGTGGTCGAAGGGTTTATCACGGGATTGCATAAGAGTCCTTTCCATGGTTTTTCCGTTGAATTTGCAGAACACCGTGCTTACAATACAGGAGAATCGGTGCGTTACGTCGACTGGAAACTCTTCGGCCGAACCGATAAAATGTTTGTCAAGCGCTTTGAGGAGGAAACAAACCTGCGCTGCCAGATCGTGATCGACAATTCCTCTTCTATGTATTTCCCTGTCATGGATGAACTGAAAGTGGATAAACCCAATAAAATCACCTTTTCTGTTTATGCGGCAGCGGCCATGATCGAATTGCTCAGAAAACAAAGGGATGCATTCGGATTGAGTATCTTCTCATCAGAAATTGAGCTTGCAACCGGTGCACGCTCTACCACTGTTCATGCCCGCTACCTTTTTTCAGAGATGGAGAAAATGCTGGTTGCAGGTCGTCCGAAAGTGCGAAAGAGTACCTCTGTTGCTGAATCTCTGCACCGTATTGCGGAGATGATACACAAACGTTCACTGGTGGTAATTTTTAGTGATATGTTCGACCAGGAAGATGATCCCGGTGCTTTGTTTTCTGCACTGCAGCACCTCCGGCATAACAAGCATGAAGTGGTGCTCTTCCATGTTACGGATAAAAGCCATGAACTTGAGTTTCGCTATGATAATCGTCCCTACCGTTTTGTGGACCTTGAAAATGGAGAGGAGATAAAACTCAATCCGCATGATGTCAGAAAGGACTACACCCGTGCCGTAGATAGTTACAGGAAGGAGCTTATGCTACGTTGTGGCAGTTACCGGATAGATTTTGTTGAGGCTGATATAAGTCGTGGGTTTGAACAAATCCTCCTTCCATATCTTGTTAAACGGTCGAAAATGTTCTAAAGCCTTATTCTTAGCTGTATCCGGGCTTCCATGGAGGTTTCACGGTTTGTTTGATTGCTTCCCCCGCCTCCGGGTTTGCGCAGATTTCGTGTTAATGACGTTTTAAACCAGAGCTCAGTGCCCCGCGTTATACCCGTTTTTATTAGCAGGTAACACCTTAACCCGCTGCCATAACTGGCAGGTATGGAAAAAGCATATAATACATCATGTTCGTACTGATATATTCTGGAGTTGTAGTCATCCGTGTCAAAAAGCATCCAACGGAAGGTTATGGCAAGTGATTTGTCGGGAGGACGATATAGAAGATCCTGCGATATACTCACACCTGTACTGGTTACCCTGGCTTGTCCTTCCGGAATACTCACCATGTTGCTTCCGAGCTTCGTGCGGACACTAAAGGAAGAACTGGCTGCATAAGCAAAACCCAGGTTGATTTTCCAGGATTCCTGGCTATGTAGCGTGTGAAGGTATTCCTGGGTGGTACTTCTGTTTTTTTCACTATAGCCGTAGTTTGCAGATAAGCTAAGATCTGCATTTCGGTTGATTTCATGAACAATGCTGATTTTATATTTCCGGGATTGGGATGGAGCATCGGTTCCAAATTTTAGCCAGGGATACCACGCCAGGTCTATATATGCGTTTAATGTCCATTTGGCAATCACATTCAGCAATACACCGGCATATACTCCTTGTTCACAGCCTCCCGATGCGGTCCGGTATGGATTGTTCAGGAGATTATCGTAGCGAAGGGAGAAATTTCGATAGAGTATCGATAGCTCTCCACGGTTGAGAAATACGGTAAGACTATGCAACATAGCCCAGTAACGGAATGACATCAGGGAAAACTCGCCGATGAGCACAACCTTGTTCAATGGTTTAATTAACCAGTTGATTCCTGCATTGTTTATGGCTTTTCCACTGAACCTGAATTGTTTGTATGGCTGATTTGACTTCTCCAGGCCGGCAGAAAGTTCCGTTCGGGTTACTGTAATTCCGGCCTTGTACCAGTGCCCTGCGTGTTTTAGGTTTATCCCCATCGTGGTCATAGTAATAGCATCTCTGTTCATGATCTCTCCCGGAGTACGATGGTAGCCGCCTTCCTGCAAAGAGGATATCATGAGACCGGTCCCGGCTGTTTCCCAATCGTCCGACAGATTCGCATCTCTGGTCATCCTCGACCAGAATGCCGTGGTTTCCCAGTTATGCCATTGGATTGAAGTGGCAATACCACGCATCAGGCGGTTTTCTTCCGATGATGCCGATGATTTAATACCCTGGCCTCTTTTGATGATCTGGGAAGGCATGGAAGGCGCCGACCAGTGGTTGGATGTCCACAACGTAAGCCCTTGTCCTGCCTGTACATGAAAATCCCCTACAACAATTTTCTTAATAAATTTCCAATTCTGAAAGGCAATAAACCCCGTATAGAAGTCGAAGCCGGGTTTGCGGAACTCCTTCAATGTGTCGGGGATCTCTCCGGCAAAGAATGGTTCTCCGGCATCCTTTTCTGCCAGGAATCCTGCAGATAAGTGATTTCGGTATTCTACCGTGGTTTTTAGATAATATTTATCAGGAGAACCCAGATAATCCGGTTCTTCTTTCTGGGATTTGCCATTCCCTGAAGATAAAAGGTAATTTCTGGAATATCTGCCTATTAGATAGGCTTTGGTTTTTCTGGTTTTGGCAAGGACAGGCAATTTCATGTCCTTTTCTCCATTGAGCGAAACAAAAGGTTGTATTTGTTCCAGGATGGCGGTGTTGAATCCGGGAACAGCCAGGATCTCATTGAAGCTGAGTAGTTCACCGTATTCTTCTCTGTATTCCAGGAAATGGCTGATCTGGTAGTCATTGAGCAGTGTTAGTGTTTCCAGTTCCTTGGCTGTGGCTTTATTCAGGATAATAGGTCTCTCAATCATTGCCGACAGGTCTTCTAAAATCTCATAGGGGATCTGAGCTTCCAATCCGTCAGAGGCCATCTCTTCCAGGTTGTTCTCCAATTCCTGCAGGCCTTGCTCCTGCTGTCCTTTAGCAGATATGAAAAGCAGGATCAGATTTAGCGATATGAAATAGATACTTTTCATTTATTGAAACTGTAAATGATGGATAATTGAGGCGAAAAGCCTAGCACATAGTGATAAGCTGAGGCAAGGTCGATGGTGAAATGACCGTTGATGTATCCGGCCCCGAACGACAGCGAAAGGGGAGGTACACTGATCCCGGTACGCAAGAACACTTGTTGCAGGAGTGATATTTCCATGCCGGCTTTCCAGGAAATGGGACGGTAAAGTGTTTTATCAACCTCAAAAAGGATGAGCCATTCCTGAGATGGCAGGAATTTTGCACCCAAACGGATGCATGGCAACTCCGTTGGATCATCCTGGAAGAAGGATACAGGATTCCCGGTATGCAAACCCAGGAACAATGTTTCATTGGCTTTAAATATCATACCCAGGTTGCAATTTACGCGGTGCTCCTGTTCCTTTGATTCACCAACCACTATCCAGGTATAATGCAATTCTGCCCCGATGCACAGTTTTTCCAGGATTTGGCCGGAATAAATTATTCCTGCACGGTTTTCCGAATAGAGCCCAAACCCATACCGGGACAGGCTGAATCCGGTGTGAGCTCTGTTAACAGGAACAGCCAGGGCGAAGGTTCCCTGCCGAAGTTCGCTGACTAAAAAGCGGTCGGCAATGGATAGTCCTCCCTGAATCCCCTGTATGCCATTAAGCCCTGCCGGATTGCCCATAATTGCCCAAAAGCCATTATCGGCAACTGTTGCATTTGCAAGAGAGGCAGCCCTGGCTCCGGTCTGTCCTTGTACTTTTCCCTGGAAAAGGAAAAGGGTGACCAGGATAAAAAAAATGTAAGGACAGACAAACAGTTTTACGATCTTTGTGTTCATAGTTAAAAGAATTTGTCATCTCTTAACCATTAGTCCATGAAATTGCAAAATGTCCTCACCTTCCTGAAAGATTTAAAGGAAAATAATCATAAAGAATGGTTTGACGCCAACCGCAGCAGCTATGAAGATGCAAGGCGCAGTTTCCTGGAATTCACGGCAAAGCTTATAGAAGGACTATCCGGCATGGATCCTGCACTGGCGGGATTAAAACCCAAGGATTGTGTCTTCAGGATCTTTCGCGATGTTCGGTTTTCCAATGATAAATCACCCTATAAAACAAATTTTGGTGCGTTTTTTAGCAAGGGTGGAAGGAAAAAGCCTTTTGCCGGGTATTATGTTCATCTGGAACCGGGTGGGTCATTTGCCGGAGGTGGTATTTACATGCCCCCGGGCGATGTACTGAACCTGGTCAGAAAGGAGATCTATTACAATCCGGAGAAATTTAAGTCTATCCTATACTCAGATGACTTTCGTCAGGAGTTTGGTGAGATGTTCGACCATAAGCTACAACGTCCGCCACAGGGCTTTGATAAGAGTTTTGCCGATATGGAACTGCTGAAATACAAGAGTTATGTTGTAGGAAGGAATGTGGATGACAATACTGCCGGTGGGGAGGATTACGCTGCTCATGTGCTGAATTCTTACCGGGTGATGAAACCCCTGGTAGATTTTCTTAACCAGGCTCTGGATCAATAGAAACCGTTAACTTTTTTGTTACTGCCGTATCCTGATTTCTGCTTTTTTTCAGCAGGAAGTGATATTATTTTTGTTAGTGTCGATTGGTTAATTAATTTGTTAATCCAGTTCTTTGAAAGCCCCTGAAGATTGCTTTTTTCATAATTCTAGGTTTTTTTCATAATAATTGTGCTATTGCTTTTTTTTCATGACTAATTCACACCATCAATTCTTCAGGGGCTGCCTTTTGGTTACGAAAAAAAAGAGGTCGCTTTTCAGGTAAAGCGGCCTCTTTTATTTTTAAGGATGAACCAAATTATACGTCAATGTTGGCATATTTGGCATTTTGTTCTATGAATTCCCTGCGGGGTGGTACCTCATCGCCCATGAGCATAGAGAAGACCCTGTCGGCTTCCGTGCCATTTTCGATGGTCACCTGGCGCAAGGTTCTGAATTGCGGATCCATGGTTGTCATCCAAAGCTGTTCAGCGTTCATTTCACCCAAACCTTTGTAGCGTTGTATGCCTATTCCTTTTTCGCTGCCGTTCGATGAAAACTCAGCCACCACCCTTTCCCTTTCTTCTTCGTTCCAGCAATATTTTTCTTCTTTACCTTTTTTGATAAGGTACAGGGGCGGTGTAGCCACATAGACGTAACCGTTTTCAATCAGTTCTTTCATATACCGGAAGAAGAAGGTTAGAATCAGCGTGGCGATGTGGCTGCCATCAACATCGGCATCGGTCATGATGATGATTTTATGGTAGCGCAGTTTGTCAAGGTTTAATGCTTTGCTGTCGTCTTCTGTACCAATGGATACGCCAAAAGCTGTGAAGATATTCTTGATTTCTTCGTTTTCGAAGATTTTATGTTGCATGGCTTTTTCGACGTTCAGGATTTTGCCTCTTAGGGGGAGTATCGCCTGGAACCTTCGGTCACGGCCCTGTTTGGCTGTTCCGCCGGCGGAGTCACCCTCAACGAGATATATCTCTGCTTTGGCCGGGTCACGCTCTTCACAATCAGAAAGCTTGCCGGGCAGGCCAGAACTAATGAGAACGTTTTTTCGCTGAACCAGCTCGCGTGCTTTACGGGCAGCATGCCTTGCTGTGGCAGCCAGAATCACTTTGTTGACGATGGTTCTGGCCTCCTTGGGATGTTCCTCAAGGTAATTGGATAAATGATCGCTTACCATTTGATCGACAGAGCCCATAACATCGCTATTGCCAAGCTTGGTCTTGGTTTGTCCTTCAAACTGAGGTTCTGCCACTTTCACCGAAATAATGGCTGTAAGACCTTCCCGGAAGTCGTCACCGTTGATGTCAAATTTAAGCTTGGACAGCATTCCGGATTTTTCAGCGTAGGTTTTCAGAGTCCTGGTCAATCCCCTGCGAAACCCTGAAAGATGAGTGCCTCCTTCATGGGTGTTAATGTTGTTGACGTAAGAGTGTATGTTTTCGGCAAAAGAGGAGTTATACTGCATAGCGATCTCAATGGGAGTGTCATTTTTTTCCCCCTCCATAGAGATCGGTTCATCCATCAGCTTTTCACGGGTTTCATCAAGGTAGTTGATGAAGTCAATAAGACCGTTTTCGGAAAAATATGAATGGTGCAGGAAATTGCCGTCATCGTCTTTTTCTCTTTCGTCGGTAAGAGTCAGGCGAATGCCCTTATTCAGGAAAGCCAGTTCCCTGAGACGTGTTGCCAGTATGCTATTATCGTATTCACTAACGGTAAAAATGCCAAGGTCGGGTTTGAAAGTTACCTCTGTTCCTGTTGCATCGGTTTCTCCAATTACTTTAACAGGATAGAGAGGTTTACCGTATTCATATTCCTGGACAAATATTTTACCTTCCCTGTAAACAGTAACTTTCAGGTGTGCCGATAAGGCATTAACACAGGATACGCCCACGCCGTGCAAGCCGCCGGAGACTTTATAGGAGCCTTTGTCGAATTTGCCGCCGGCATGCAGGACAGTCATTACGACCTCCAGTGCGGAACGGTTTTCCTTTTCGTGCAATCCTGTAGGGATACCTCGTCCGTTATCGGTGATGGTCACCGAATTGTCGGGGTGTATGATTACGTCAATACGGTCACAGTAACCGGCAAGCGCTTCATCGATAGAATTGTCAACAACTTCATAAACCAGGTGATGCAGCCCGCGAAAGCTGACATCCCCAATATACATGGCCGGACGCTTCCGGACAGCCTCTAATCCTTCCAACACCTGGATGTTGTCTGCAGTGTAGTTTTGCCGAGATGAAATGTTTTTTTCTTCAGTGGTCATAATCAGTAAGTTATAAGAGAAACGATATCTGGCAAAGATAGTGTTTTTTTAGGATATAGAATCTATTTAAAGTAAAGAAAATCAGGGATTTTATTAACAATATTCTGTTAAATCCCAGGTTTTTGATTTTATTTGAAAATCTGGTGAATTTAAGCCGGTTTCGGAATCAATTTTAAGGACTAAAAAGTATAACCCAAACCAGCCAGGAGATTAAACTTCTGAACCGGATAATTATACCATTTCATGTATCCGTTATTCAGGACGTTGTTAAGGTTTACAAAGGCTGAAAAAGAATCGGTGATCCGGTATTCGAAAGAAAGGCTGAGGTCGGCCCAGTCATTGATCTGTTCTTTTTCGACCTCATTTTTATTGTTAATGGTTTTGGCGTACATAGGACCGGTAAAAACAACTCCGGCTCCGGTAAGGAATTTCTTGCGGATAGTGTAGTAAACCTGCGCACCTGCCTGAAGTCCGGGGCGATGCCATGCTTTTTCCTCGTTTTTC harbors:
- a CDS encoding DUF58 domain-containing protein, producing MGATIDLKRLQQFGSLELIARQVVEGFITGLHKSPFHGFSVEFAEHRAYNTGESVRYVDWKLFGRTDKMFVKRFEEETNLRCQIVIDNSSSMYFPVMDELKVDKPNKITFSVYAAAAMIELLRKQRDAFGLSIFSSEIELATGARSTTVHARYLFSEMEKMLVAGRPKVRKSTSVAESLHRIAEMIHKRSLVVIFSDMFDQEDDPGALFSALQHLRHNKHEVVLFHVTDKSHELEFRYDNRPYRFVDLENGEEIKLNPHDVRKDYTRAVDSYRKELMLRCGSYRIDFVEADISRGFEQILLPYLVKRSKMF
- a CDS encoding helix-hairpin-helix domain-containing protein → MKSIYFISLNLILLFISAKGQQEQGLQELENNLEEMASDGLEAQIPYEILEDLSAMIERPIILNKATAKELETLTLLNDYQISHFLEYREEYGELLSFNEILAVPGFNTAILEQIQPFVSLNGEKDMKLPVLAKTRKTKAYLIGRYSRNYLLSSGNGKSQKEEPDYLGSPDKYYLKTTVEYRNHLSAGFLAEKDAGEPFFAGEIPDTLKEFRKPGFDFYTGFIAFQNWKFIKKIVVGDFHVQAGQGLTLWTSNHWSAPSMPSQIIKRGQGIKSSASSEENRLMRGIATSIQWHNWETTAFWSRMTRDANLSDDWETAGTGLMISSLQEGGYHRTPGEIMNRDAITMTTMGINLKHAGHWYKAGITVTRTELSAGLEKSNQPYKQFRFSGKAINNAGINWLIKPLNKVVLIGEFSLMSFRYWAMLHSLTVFLNRGELSILYRNFSLRYDNLLNNPYRTASGGCEQGVYAGVLLNVIAKWTLNAYIDLAWYPWLKFGTDAPSQSRKYKISIVHEINRNADLSLSANYGYSEKNRSTTQEYLHTLHSQESWKINLGFAYAASSSFSVRTKLGSNMVSIPEGQARVTSTGVSISQDLLYRPPDKSLAITFRWMLFDTDDYNSRIYQYEHDVLYAFSIPASYGSGLRCYLLIKTGITRGTELWFKTSLTRNLRKPGGGGSNQTNRETSMEARIQLRIRL
- a CDS encoding DUF2461 domain-containing protein, with protein sequence MKLQNVLTFLKDLKENNHKEWFDANRSSYEDARRSFLEFTAKLIEGLSGMDPALAGLKPKDCVFRIFRDVRFSNDKSPYKTNFGAFFSKGGRKKPFAGYYVHLEPGGSFAGGGIYMPPGDVLNLVRKEIYYNPEKFKSILYSDDFRQEFGEMFDHKLQRPPQGFDKSFADMELLKYKSYVVGRNVDDNTAGGEDYAAHVLNSYRVMKPLVDFLNQALDQ
- the gyrB gene encoding DNA topoisomerase (ATP-hydrolyzing) subunit B, with translation MSSRQNYTADNIQVLEGLEAVRKRPAMYIGDVSFRGLHHLVYEVVDNSIDEALAGYCDRIDVIIHPDNSVTITDNGRGIPTGLHEKENRSALEVVMTVLHAGGKFDKGSYKVSGGLHGVGVSCVNALSAHLKVTVYREGKIFVQEYEYGKPLYPVKVIGETDATGTEVTFKPDLGIFTVSEYDNSILATRLRELAFLNKGIRLTLTDEREKDDDGNFLHHSYFSENGLIDFINYLDETREKLMDEPISMEGEKNDTPIEIAMQYNSSFAENIHSYVNNINTHEGGTHLSGFRRGLTRTLKTYAEKSGMLSKLKFDINGDDFREGLTAIISVKVAEPQFEGQTKTKLGNSDVMGSVDQMVSDHLSNYLEEHPKEARTIVNKVILAATARHAARKARELVQRKNVLISSGLPGKLSDCEERDPAKAEIYLVEGDSAGGTAKQGRDRRFQAILPLRGKILNVEKAMQHKIFENEEIKNIFTAFGVSIGTEDDSKALNLDKLRYHKIIIMTDADVDGSHIATLILTFFFRYMKELIENGYVYVATPPLYLIKKGKEEKYCWNEEERERVVAEFSSNGSEKGIGIQRYKGLGEMNAEQLWMTTMDPQFRTLRQVTIENGTEADRVFSMLMGDEVPPRREFIEQNAKYANIDV
- the dnaE gene encoding DNA polymerase III subunit alpha, yielding MPDFTHLHVHTQFSILDGAAKIPDLLDTAVSLGMDSLAITDHGNLYGVLNFFQEARARGVKPVIGCEVYVSARTRLDKFDKVDRDSFHLILLAKDLEGYRNLSRLSSLGYTEGFYYHPRVDKELLRKYHHGLIASSACLGGEIPKAIINRGEDQAALILEEYLDIFGEDFYLELMNHGLPEQMAVNKVLRDFSVKYGVKLIATNDVHFIRKDDFEAHHILICLNTGKDIDAESSLSYTGQEYLKSKEEMETLFPDIPEALANTREIVGKVENYDITSKKIILPHFPLPGTFTSENEYLRHLTYEGASKLYPDLTDEIRERIDFELSVIRQMGFPGYFLIVQDFIRAAKQMGVIVGPGRGSAAGSAVAYCTGITNIDPIRYNLIFERFLNPERVTMPDIDIDFDDEGRDKVLKYVVEKYGREKVAQIVTFGTMAAKLAIRDVARVLKLPLPDADRLAKLVPEKPGISLSQAYNEVKELNDIKNDGEELQKKTLLFAETLEGSARHTGTHACGVIIGPDDLMDHIPLSTAKDSDLPVTQYDGKLVESVGMLKMDFLGLKTLSIIKDAIENIRRRHNFEIDVDKIPLDDKKTFELYQRGDTIGTFQFESDGMRNYLKELKPNNIEDLIAMNALYRPGPMNFIPIYINRKHGREKVEYPHPLLEEILKPTYGIMVYQEQIMQTAQLMAGFSLGKADLLRRAMGKKKMDAMVEQRAEFVKGAESKGIPGDIADEVFSIMERFAEYGFNRSHSAAYSVIAYHTAYLKANYTAEYMAAVLTHNLSDIKKIKFFIDECKRQNIDVLGPDINESSLHFTVNEEGQIRFGLGAVKGVGEGAVISILEEKDQNGPFKSIFDFAKRVNLRNVNRRCIEALVMAGSFDGFEGTHRAQYFYRSDTEDSIFLDKIIRFASGYQERINSAQQSLFGDEVEVEIEDPALPDCKPWSKLQQLKNEKDVTGFYMSGHPLDNYRIEIENFSSCSLTDLNQNLRQYENKQISFAGMIISSQSKIAKNGKPFGLFVMEDYTDTRSFMIFSEEYLKMKHFLDDGAHVLARARVEKRFNSDDQLEVKISAMILLPDVLEKFTKSIRLSVNISDLDSNLIRKIQQIIQSHPGTCPVRINVRDPLEKIGVELKTKNNRVNPAEFTREVQKVKEIECKLF
- the trxA gene encoding thioredoxin, yielding MALEFTDGNFEELVLKADKPVIVDFWAEWCGPCRMVGPIVQEIGNEYSGQAVVGKVNVDDNPKVTAQFGIRNIPTILFIKNGQVVDKQVGAVPKQVLTNKLEAIL